Proteins encoded together in one Streptomyces sp. TLI_171 window:
- a CDS encoding helix-turn-helix domain-containing protein, whose product MAELTDGQRYNCAVELSLSVIGGKWSAVVLAHLKEGVHRYGALRRRIPAVSEKVLVQRLRALEAAGLVSRHSDGAVPPAVEYRLTPEGESLVPVLEALHSWGEQRARRTGALILPPTGP is encoded by the coding sequence ATGGCGGAACTGACGGACGGTCAGCGGTACAACTGCGCGGTGGAGTTGTCGTTGAGCGTGATCGGCGGCAAGTGGTCCGCGGTGGTCCTCGCCCACCTGAAGGAGGGCGTCCACCGGTACGGCGCCCTGCGCCGCCGGATTCCCGCGGTGAGCGAGAAGGTCCTGGTCCAACGCCTGCGCGCGCTGGAGGCGGCCGGCCTGGTCTCCCGCCACTCCGACGGTGCGGTACCCCCGGCCGTCGAGTACCGCCTCACTCCCGAGGGCGAGAGCCTCGTCCCGGTCCTGGAGGCCCTCCACAGCTGGGGCGAACAACGCGCCCGCCGCACCGGCGCCCTCATCCTCCCGCCCACCGGACCCTAG
- a CDS encoding group II truncated hemoglobin — MTVEYIRYRIDEARATAFEEAYARAAESLAGAEQCVDYELARCTEEPDHYVLRIRWTSTEDHLQGFRKGEHFAAFFAEIKPYVADIEEMRHYEPTPVAGPGGVNPTLYAWAGGAEALERLFARFYRHVDADPLLAPLFADKKPDHARHVAAWLGEVFGGPRAYSTGHGGHRGMVTHHLGRGITEPQRRRWVALLLDTADEVGLPADPEFRAVLAYYLEWGTRMAVLYAGPNPPPAPESPMPRWDWGLTPPYRG; from the coding sequence ATGACGGTCGAATACATCCGCTACCGGATCGACGAAGCCCGGGCCACCGCGTTCGAGGAAGCGTACGCCCGCGCCGCCGAGTCGCTCGCCGGAGCCGAGCAGTGCGTGGACTACGAACTCGCCCGGTGCACCGAGGAACCGGACCACTACGTCCTGCGGATCCGCTGGACCTCCACCGAGGACCACCTGCAGGGCTTCCGCAAGGGCGAGCACTTCGCCGCGTTCTTCGCCGAGATCAAGCCCTACGTCGCGGACATCGAGGAGATGCGGCACTACGAGCCGACCCCCGTGGCCGGGCCGGGCGGGGTCAACCCGACCCTGTACGCCTGGGCGGGCGGGGCCGAGGCCCTGGAACGCCTGTTCGCCCGCTTCTACCGGCACGTCGACGCCGACCCGCTGCTCGCCCCGCTGTTCGCGGACAAGAAGCCCGACCACGCCCGCCACGTCGCCGCCTGGCTCGGCGAGGTCTTCGGCGGCCCCCGCGCCTACAGCACCGGCCACGGCGGCCACCGCGGCATGGTGACCCACCACCTGGGCCGCGGCATCACCGAACCGCAGCGCCGCCGCTGGGTGGCCCTGCTCCTGGACACCGCCGACGAAGTGGGCCTGCCCGCCGACCCGGAGTTCCGCGCGGTCCTCGCGTACTACCTGGAGTGGGGCACCCGGATGGCCGTCCTGTACGCGGGCCCCAACCCGCCGCCGGCCCCGGAGTCCCCGATGCCCCGGTGGGACTGGGGCCTCACCCCGCCCTACCGGGGCTGA
- a CDS encoding sigma-70 family RNA polymerase sigma factor: MVDVRALVRAAQAGDGVALERLVGDHLPLVYNVLGRVVGPSDVDDLVQETMLRAVRGLGGLREPERFRSWLVAIAYRRMHEHGRRRVVELPHRFETLDVPDPTADFAERSVAELVLSAQRNELVRATAWLDAGDRQLLALWWQEATGALSRAELADALGIDQPHAAVRLKRMKAQLDLARTLVRALAAAPRCDGLAAVAEGWDGTPTSVWRKRLARHVRDCAACGGRAADLVAPERLLPGLGVLLVPRPLADGVRSLLHTAPAAGSRVLPVAGSAAAAVAAAVLLALVPWSDDTATVTPPPVSAPPSAGPLPSSAAPSALDAVYVSPDGSDEGDGSLARPFATLGRAAGAVRPGGTVALRGGTYRLTEPVVLAASGAADRRITLINYRDEHPVLDAAALPATARAVTQTGAYWTVQGLELRGAPGHGWVCSGCRAMVFRRLAFHDNGRSGLLLRDPGTAGNAVLDSDFYGNTSAGGTAGIGLGLTFGDGAGNVVRGNRFYRNATDGLDLGGFADPVDVDSNWSYRNGNGFTLGGGDSRNPVAHQVRNNAAWDNSGLGFNDEGNPGALRLTHNTAFRNALFGFFLPDAAATAGANAAYANGRDARTNPATRWDTPSPSPTPPTDPTTAEAPRPADGSLPRTTFLVSRTGLGATMTAPRTTP, from the coding sequence GTGGTGGATGTTCGCGCGTTGGTGCGGGCGGCGCAGGCCGGGGACGGGGTGGCGTTGGAGCGGCTGGTGGGCGACCATCTGCCGTTGGTCTACAACGTGTTGGGGCGGGTGGTCGGGCCCTCGGACGTCGACGACCTGGTGCAGGAGACCATGCTGCGGGCGGTCCGCGGCCTGGGCGGGCTGCGCGAGCCGGAGCGCTTCCGCTCCTGGCTGGTCGCCATCGCCTACCGCCGGATGCACGAGCACGGTCGCCGCCGGGTGGTCGAACTGCCCCACCGCTTCGAGACGTTGGATGTCCCGGACCCGACCGCGGACTTCGCCGAGCGCAGTGTCGCCGAGCTGGTGCTCTCCGCCCAGCGCAACGAACTGGTGCGCGCCACCGCCTGGTTGGATGCCGGGGACCGGCAACTCCTCGCCCTGTGGTGGCAGGAAGCCACCGGCGCCCTCAGCCGGGCCGAACTCGCGGACGCGCTCGGCATCGACCAGCCGCACGCGGCGGTCCGCCTCAAGCGGATGAAGGCCCAGCTCGACCTGGCCCGCACCCTGGTCCGCGCCCTCGCGGCCGCTCCCCGCTGCGACGGGCTGGCCGCGGTCGCCGAGGGCTGGGACGGCACGCCGACCTCCGTGTGGCGCAAGCGACTTGCCCGGCACGTCCGGGACTGCGCGGCGTGCGGCGGACGGGCCGCGGACCTGGTCGCACCGGAGCGGCTGCTGCCCGGCCTCGGCGTCCTGCTGGTGCCGCGACCGCTCGCGGACGGCGTCCGCTCGCTGCTGCACACCGCGCCGGCTGCGGGCTCCCGCGTCCTGCCGGTGGCGGGGTCGGCCGCCGCGGCGGTCGCCGCGGCCGTGCTGCTGGCGCTCGTCCCGTGGTCCGACGACACCGCCACCGTCACGCCGCCGCCCGTGAGCGCGCCGCCTTCCGCCGGCCCGCTCCCCTCCTCGGCCGCCCCTTCCGCACTCGACGCCGTGTACGTTTCACCGGACGGGTCCGACGAGGGCGACGGCTCGCTCGCCCGTCCGTTCGCGACCCTGGGCCGGGCGGCCGGCGCCGTCCGCCCGGGCGGGACGGTGGCGCTGCGCGGCGGTACCTACCGGCTGACCGAGCCGGTGGTGCTCGCCGCCTCCGGTGCGGCGGACCGCCGGATCACCCTCATCAACTACCGCGACGAGCACCCGGTGCTGGACGCCGCGGCGCTGCCCGCCACCGCCCGGGCGGTCACCCAGACCGGCGCCTACTGGACGGTGCAGGGCCTGGAGCTGCGCGGCGCGCCCGGCCACGGCTGGGTGTGCAGCGGCTGCCGGGCGATGGTGTTCCGGCGGCTCGCCTTCCACGACAACGGCCGCTCCGGACTGCTGCTGCGCGACCCCGGGACGGCCGGGAACGCGGTGCTGGACAGCGACTTCTACGGCAACACCTCGGCGGGCGGCACCGCCGGCATCGGCCTGGGCCTCACCTTCGGCGACGGCGCGGGCAACGTGGTGCGCGGCAATCGCTTCTACCGCAACGCCACCGACGGGCTCGACCTGGGCGGCTTCGCCGATCCCGTCGACGTCGACAGCAACTGGTCCTACCGCAACGGCAACGGCTTCACCCTCGGCGGGGGCGACAGCCGAAACCCCGTCGCCCACCAGGTCCGCAACAACGCCGCCTGGGACAACTCCGGCCTGGGCTTCAACGACGAGGGCAACCCCGGCGCCCTGCGCCTCACCCACAACACCGCCTTCCGCAACGCCCTGTTCGGGTTCTTCCTCCCCGATGCGGCCGCCACCGCCGGCGCCAACGCCGCCTACGCCAACGGACGAGACGCCCGCACCAACCCCGCCACCCGCTGGGACACTCCCAGCCCTTCCCCCACCCCGCCCACCGACCCCACCACCGCCGAAGCCCCCCGGCCCGCCGACGGCTCCCTGCCCCGCACCACCTTCCTGGTCTCCCGCACGGGCCTCGGCGCGACGATGACAGCGCCCCGAACCACCCCCTGA